In a single window of the Roseiconus lacunae genome:
- a CDS encoding efflux RND transporter permease subunit has translation MNLAAISIEKKAITLFVIGLVLVGGVFSYFQLGQLEDPEFSVKTAVITTAYPGASAEQVELEVTDRLETKLQEMTELKNVYSNSRPGLSIIKVDIKSNYWSERLPQVWDVLRKKVADVEPTLPPGAGKPKVGDDFGYVFGFLLAVSSDGFSYAELERYVKNMRKELSVVKGVARVDFWGVQEKRIFLDVTSSQLAELNLTPAQFIETLRSQNMVVDAGRVDYQTQRLRVSPSGEFRTPEEIGDLAIASVIDGQDEIIRIRDFATVNVGYATPPSHLLRHNGQQAIALAIAPAAGENVVEVGGRIDSHLNQLLADLPVGINVERISWQSDQVSESIRAFMISLLEAVAIVLALLALTMGIRPGIIIGISGLVFPILGSFIVMAIMGIDLHRISLGALIIAMGMMVDNAIVVTDGIMVRIARGMDRTKAAIEAANGPAIPLLGATVVACMAFYPIFASSYDTGEYAGSLFTVVAISLLLSWIFCQTVAPLLCIAMLPRPAGDQSARAPYQGRVYVLFRKLLSLTIRYRLTFLASMVGLLALSAVAFQWVPKLYFPDSSRLQVMIDYWAPEGTRIQQTSGNLQKIEAYLQEHEATRSVSVFVGKGPPRFYLPVSAEDPYSSYGQIIVNANSLDGVNELVRDTDVWVKENVPEAMVRVRKYAVGAFDDWKIEARFSGPANADPDVLRQLAKQGAEILHDSPFAKEVRTNWRERVQALEPQYSQERARWAGISRDDLARVMKRASDGIRVGQFRQDDDLIPIVARNVESERQRAATSLDELQVTPKLGTNAIPVGQVIDGVDLSWEDPIIWRWDRRRAITVQCSPNDVTAPTLRNAVVDKFNAIDLPPGYRLDWDGEYWSAKQSQEALLPGIVPAIVIMLFILVALFNGFRPMLICIGVIPFVMIGVSGGMLVTQTPFGFIALLGAMSLSGMMIKNAVVLLDEVNANLARGLSPYNAVVEAGVSRLSPVVNAAGTTVLGVLPMLQDVFWVALAVTIFFGLIVGTVLTMVMVPTLYALLYRVQAE, from the coding sequence ATGAACCTGGCAGCAATTTCGATTGAAAAGAAGGCGATTACGCTATTCGTTATCGGGCTTGTTCTCGTTGGTGGAGTCTTTTCCTATTTTCAACTGGGACAACTAGAAGACCCCGAGTTCTCGGTCAAGACGGCGGTTATCACGACCGCGTATCCGGGTGCCAGTGCCGAACAGGTGGAACTTGAAGTCACCGATCGACTGGAAACCAAGCTACAGGAGATGACGGAACTAAAGAATGTCTATTCCAATTCGCGGCCGGGACTTTCCATCATCAAGGTGGACATCAAGAGCAACTACTGGTCCGAACGTCTGCCGCAAGTATGGGACGTGTTGCGAAAGAAGGTTGCCGACGTGGAGCCTACTTTGCCGCCAGGCGCCGGAAAGCCTAAAGTCGGAGACGATTTTGGTTATGTGTTTGGCTTTTTGCTGGCCGTGAGCAGCGATGGCTTTAGCTATGCCGAGCTAGAGCGCTACGTCAAAAACATGCGAAAAGAATTGAGCGTCGTCAAAGGCGTCGCACGCGTTGATTTTTGGGGCGTACAGGAAAAACGGATCTTTCTGGATGTCACTTCGTCGCAACTGGCGGAATTGAATCTTACGCCTGCTCAATTTATCGAAACACTCCGGTCTCAGAACATGGTCGTCGATGCCGGACGGGTTGACTACCAGACGCAACGCTTACGGGTATCGCCGAGTGGCGAATTTCGCACACCAGAAGAAATTGGCGACCTGGCAATCGCCAGCGTGATCGATGGACAGGATGAGATCATTCGCATTCGAGATTTCGCCACCGTAAATGTCGGCTACGCCACTCCTCCCAGTCACCTTCTCCGACACAACGGGCAGCAGGCAATCGCGTTGGCGATCGCGCCGGCAGCCGGCGAAAACGTGGTCGAGGTCGGCGGGAGAATCGATTCGCATCTCAATCAGCTGCTGGCCGATTTGCCGGTTGGGATCAACGTTGAACGTATTTCCTGGCAGTCCGATCAGGTCAGCGAGTCGATCCGCGCATTCATGATCAGTTTGCTCGAGGCTGTCGCCATCGTCTTGGCGCTGCTAGCCCTGACGATGGGAATTCGCCCCGGCATCATCATCGGAATCAGTGGTCTGGTGTTCCCGATATTGGGAAGTTTCATTGTGATGGCCATCATGGGAATCGACTTGCACCGAATTTCGCTGGGGGCCTTGATTATCGCGATGGGAATGATGGTCGACAACGCGATCGTTGTGACCGATGGCATCATGGTTCGAATTGCCCGAGGCATGGATCGCACCAAAGCGGCGATCGAGGCTGCCAATGGTCCGGCAATTCCATTGCTGGGCGCAACAGTCGTCGCATGCATGGCCTTCTATCCTATCTTCGCCTCGAGCTATGACACGGGCGAGTACGCCGGTAGCTTGTTCACGGTGGTCGCGATTTCCCTGCTATTGAGTTGGATCTTTTGCCAGACCGTCGCACCCTTGCTATGCATCGCGATGCTGCCGAGGCCTGCCGGGGATCAATCCGCGAGGGCCCCGTATCAAGGCAGAGTTTACGTTCTCTTTCGCAAGCTTCTGTCGTTAACGATTCGGTATCGCTTGACTTTTTTGGCAAGCATGGTGGGGCTGCTTGCTCTTTCGGCGGTCGCGTTTCAGTGGGTTCCCAAACTTTACTTTCCTGACTCCAGTCGGCTGCAAGTCATGATCGACTATTGGGCTCCCGAGGGAACGCGTATCCAGCAAACCAGTGGAAACCTGCAAAAAATTGAAGCGTACCTTCAGGAACATGAGGCGACTCGATCGGTCAGCGTTTTCGTCGGGAAAGGCCCGCCGCGTTTTTACCTGCCGGTAAGCGCGGAAGACCCTTACAGTTCCTATGGACAAATCATCGTCAATGCGAATTCGCTCGATGGCGTCAATGAATTGGTGAGAGACACCGACGTCTGGGTCAAAGAGAATGTCCCAGAAGCGATGGTGCGAGTTCGCAAATACGCCGTCGGGGCATTTGACGACTGGAAGATTGAAGCTCGGTTTAGTGGACCGGCAAACGCAGATCCCGACGTCCTACGGCAACTCGCTAAACAGGGAGCTGAGATCCTTCACGATTCGCCTTTTGCCAAGGAGGTGCGGACCAATTGGCGCGAACGCGTTCAGGCACTGGAGCCCCAATATAGCCAAGAACGCGCACGCTGGGCTGGCATTTCACGCGACGATCTGGCACGGGTGATGAAGCGAGCTTCTGACGGCATCCGTGTTGGTCAATTTCGTCAGGACGACGATCTGATTCCCATTGTGGCACGCAATGTTGAATCGGAACGACAGCGTGCGGCCACATCGCTTGACGAATTGCAAGTGACCCCCAAGCTTGGAACCAACGCTATCCCAGTCGGTCAAGTCATCGATGGTGTTGATTTGTCATGGGAAGACCCGATCATCTGGCGATGGGACCGCCGTCGCGCAATCACAGTGCAGTGCTCCCCCAATGACGTCACCGCACCAACGCTGCGAAACGCCGTGGTGGACAAATTCAATGCGATCGACCTGCCTCCCGGGTATCGCTTGGATTGGGACGGGGAGTACTGGAGCGCGAAGCAGTCACAGGAAGCCCTATTACCCGGAATCGTTCCGGCCATCGTGATCATGCTGTTCATCTTGGTGGCGTTGTTCAATGGCTTTCGGCCGATGCTAATCTGCATCGGCGTGATTCCCTTTGTCATGATTGGGGTCTCGGGCGGAATGCTGGTAACACAAACACCGTTTGGATTCATCGCTCTGTTGGGTGCGATGAGTTTGTCGGGAATGATGATCAAAAACGCCGTGGTTCTGTTGGATGAAGTCAATGCGAATCTTGCGCGAGGCCTCTCGCCCTACAACGCGGTCGTAGAGGCAGGGGTTTCACGCTTGAGCCCTGTGGTAAATGCGGCTGGCACAACCGTGCTTGGCGTTTTGCCGATGCTGCAAGACGTTTTCTGGGTCGCCTTGGCTGTGACGATTTTCTTCGGCTTGATTGTTGGAACCGTGCTGACGATGGTCATGGTCCCCACGTTGTATGCCCTGCTTTACCGGGTTCAAGCGGAATAA
- a CDS encoding efflux RND transporter periplasmic adaptor subunit: MKSIPQHIQTTISGMAIIIAIAGCGGSQREASPIRPVRTVQVGDLTAISGREFPGRAVAKDDVELSFQVSGPLVALPVDVGTVVKKGDVIAAIDPRDFETALASNQANLERAKANLAAMQSGARPEEIEQLEAALAQAEASKEQAIAEHERNERLIKNQAVSKTDFDISLARTKRTKAEVESAQEALNIGMAGARPEDIQAKRAEIRSLEAAVAASENQLDDATLRAPFDGEISICYVDNFQRVQAKQPIVRLFDVSEIEVTVQVPETLIGLVPQVKKVLCRFDAIPDREFVGKVTKVGREASQTTRTYPVTIEVPQSEDNKILPGMAAMVRNHATDEDAEGGDTKVAKSFIVPARSVFTADDSQTYVWIVGDGKVSRRAVKTGELTPVGIQILQGLEAGEQVVTAGVNSLREGQEVKLL, encoded by the coding sequence ATGAAATCTATTCCACAGCATATTCAAACGACGATCTCGGGTATGGCGATCATAATCGCGATTGCCGGATGTGGCGGCTCTCAACGGGAAGCCTCGCCGATTCGGCCGGTGCGCACCGTCCAGGTCGGAGACTTAACCGCGATCAGCGGGCGTGAGTTTCCCGGACGTGCCGTAGCCAAGGACGATGTAGAACTGTCTTTTCAGGTTTCCGGTCCCCTCGTCGCGCTGCCCGTAGATGTGGGGACAGTGGTAAAAAAAGGTGACGTCATCGCGGCGATCGATCCTCGTGATTTTGAGACCGCGCTGGCAAGTAACCAAGCTAATCTGGAACGTGCCAAAGCGAATCTGGCGGCAATGCAAAGTGGTGCTCGGCCGGAAGAGATCGAACAACTAGAAGCAGCCCTCGCACAGGCGGAAGCAAGCAAGGAGCAAGCAATTGCCGAACACGAACGCAATGAGCGTCTGATTAAGAATCAAGCGGTTTCCAAGACCGATTTTGATATTTCATTAGCAAGGACCAAACGCACCAAGGCCGAGGTCGAAAGTGCACAAGAGGCATTGAACATCGGGATGGCCGGGGCACGCCCAGAAGATATTCAAGCCAAGCGTGCTGAGATCCGCTCGCTGGAAGCTGCGGTCGCCGCCTCCGAAAATCAACTGGACGACGCGACACTTAGGGCGCCTTTCGACGGTGAGATATCAATCTGTTACGTCGATAACTTTCAGAGGGTCCAGGCCAAACAACCGATTGTCCGTCTATTTGATGTTTCAGAAATCGAAGTCACCGTTCAAGTCCCGGAGACACTGATTGGACTTGTGCCACAGGTAAAAAAAGTTCTTTGCCGCTTCGATGCCATTCCCGATCGCGAGTTTGTTGGCAAAGTGACAAAGGTTGGTAGGGAGGCCTCACAGACGACACGGACGTACCCCGTCACGATCGAGGTTCCTCAATCGGAAGACAACAAGATTTTGCCCGGGATGGCGGCAATGGTCAGGAATCATGCGACGGACGAAGACGCGGAGGGAGGCGACACAAAGGTTGCCAAGTCTTTCATCGTCCCCGCCAGATCCGTTTTTACTGCAGACGATTCACAGACCTATGTCTGGATCGTCGGCGATGGCAAGGTATCCCGTCGCGCCGTGAAGACGGGAGAGTTAACGCCGGTGGGAATTCAAATACTTCAAGGACTAGAAGCCGGAGAACAGGTTGTCACGGCAGGCGTGAATTCGCTGCGTGAAGGCCAGGAGGTGAAACTGTTGTGA
- a CDS encoding YybH family protein produces MKLLTIVFSLALCCTAFGQDSPSSQDAEEAAIGKAVKAYVDAYNRGDAKSLAALWSPEAVYTNPGTQEQVVGREAIEQQFASIFQENQDTALAVSSKWIQFMSPTVALESGVATVTPPGQEPEETEYSAVYVKRDGNWLLDRVSEKLTPTTGPNYERLKELGWIIGTWVDEDDHARIETRYRWTANRNFICQMYSLTIGDQIEHSGMQLIGWDPTRRKIKSWVFDSAGGVGEAIWSKRDGAWYIYNSGTLPSGSKTSATNVITYVDDNRFTWQSMSRIADGELLPNVDEVVVVRQQSAAQPK; encoded by the coding sequence ATGAAACTATTGACGATCGTTTTTTCATTGGCTCTCTGCTGCACAGCCTTTGGGCAGGATTCACCATCCAGCCAAGATGCCGAAGAAGCCGCAATTGGTAAGGCGGTGAAAGCTTACGTTGACGCCTACAACCGTGGGGACGCAAAATCACTGGCAGCCTTGTGGTCGCCCGAAGCAGTCTATACGAACCCCGGCACCCAGGAGCAAGTGGTCGGCCGCGAGGCAATCGAACAGCAGTTTGCATCGATCTTCCAAGAGAACCAAGACACCGCGTTGGCCGTGTCGTCCAAGTGGATTCAATTCATGTCGCCGACGGTGGCGTTGGAAAGTGGAGTGGCGACGGTGACGCCACCAGGCCAAGAGCCTGAGGAGACGGAGTATTCGGCAGTCTATGTCAAACGCGACGGGAATTGGCTATTGGATCGGGTTTCAGAAAAGCTGACCCCGACGACGGGGCCCAATTACGAGCGGCTTAAAGAATTGGGTTGGATCATCGGAACGTGGGTCGATGAAGATGATCATGCGAGGATTGAAACACGCTACCGGTGGACAGCTAACCGCAACTTCATCTGCCAGATGTATTCGTTGACGATTGGAGATCAAATCGAACACTCGGGAATGCAGTTGATCGGGTGGGACCCAACACGCAGAAAGATCAAGTCGTGGGTGTTTGACTCTGCCGGAGGAGTCGGTGAAGCCATTTGGAGCAAACGCGACGGAGCTTGGTACATCTACAACTCAGGAACCCTGCCAAGCGGAAGCAAGACCAGCGCGACCAACGTGATTACCTATGTCGACGACAATCGATTCACCTGGCAATCCATGAGCCGCATCGCTGACGGGGAGCTTTTACCCAACGTTGACGAAGTGGTAGTGGTCCGGCAGCAATCAGCAGCGCAACCCAAGTGA
- a CDS encoding putative quinol monooxygenase — MIQALLRVVPPADKRDEFLTVLQSLSGPTEVTYGCHACRILRDAANANAITYLVQWDRLEQLEEHFRSNRFRHILPYIDMSTEVPQLNVSRLDAVGGMEVMLEAINTRAT; from the coding sequence ATGATCCAAGCATTACTGCGAGTTGTGCCCCCGGCCGACAAACGAGATGAGTTCCTGACGGTACTCCAAAGCTTGTCAGGTCCGACAGAGGTCACTTACGGCTGTCACGCATGCCGAATCCTTCGAGACGCCGCCAACGCAAATGCGATTACGTATTTAGTGCAGTGGGACCGGCTCGAACAATTGGAAGAACACTTTCGATCGAATCGATTTCGGCACATCTTGCCGTACATCGACATGTCGACGGAAGTGCCACAATTGAATGTGAGTCGTCTGGACGCAGTTGGTGGGATGGAAGTGATGTTAGAGGCGATCAACACTCGAGCGACATGA
- a CDS encoding sigma 54-interacting transcriptional regulator, producing the protein MGEPTSDLKSSPDLSLLDTLDDVVSQPLGSFRRLCEDLPAGAFALYHHRIAYVNSAMAQLLGQEADSLVGARLLDFVQPHDVRSVEEYVNGCHCGEERSATFEFRIKDTAERSEPVKVHLTRLDCTSRALIGMTIFEAAEQASDTQRLQEQLEFERMLANLSAGFVNLPCDQLDNRIDEGLRTIVQFLGNDRSTFVEFVDDENEVSITHSYAVPGCQPFPLGPFAVARLPWFINEFRRGKSVFIRSVLDDLPPDADGERQYCLKHGIKSNVTVSLKAGGIVMGGLTFAFIKKPCEWSSEVISRLQLIGEVFANALLRRRTDQFLREAMKENEQLRQRLEQDNHYLREQITLKHHHQRIIGRSSGIMRVLTDAGRVAKTDAPVLLTGETGTGKELIAQTIHEQSNRYGRPMIIVNCASLPATLIESELFGRVAGAYTGAASAQPGRFELADGSTLFLDEIGELPLELQAKLLRVLQDGRFERLGSLQTVTVDVRIVAATNRNLEQANHDGRFRADLYHRLNVFPIRIPPLRERRDDIPLLTWAYVESIGRRMGKVIKHIPRSTMQRLEQYDWPGNVRELSNTIERAMILTDDDTLIVELPSGPQSTRLAGKSLKQAERDHILGVLEKTGWRIRGSGGAAEVLELKPTTLEARMAKLEIKRPGRSTDSSRE; encoded by the coding sequence ATGGGCGAACCAACTTCCGACCTGAAATCTTCTCCTGATTTATCCCTGCTCGACACGCTAGATGATGTGGTGTCCCAGCCGTTAGGTAGCTTTCGAAGGCTTTGCGAAGACCTGCCGGCGGGTGCGTTCGCCTTGTATCATCATCGGATCGCGTATGTTAATTCAGCCATGGCGCAACTGCTCGGGCAAGAGGCAGACTCGCTTGTTGGCGCACGACTTTTGGACTTTGTTCAGCCCCACGACGTCCGCTCCGTCGAGGAATACGTCAACGGGTGTCATTGCGGCGAGGAACGGTCCGCCACTTTTGAATTCCGAATCAAAGATACTGCCGAGAGAAGTGAGCCGGTAAAAGTCCACCTCACCCGCTTGGACTGCACTAGCAGAGCATTGATCGGCATGACAATCTTCGAAGCTGCGGAGCAAGCTAGCGATACTCAACGATTGCAGGAACAACTTGAATTCGAGCGAATGCTTGCGAATCTCTCAGCGGGTTTCGTCAATTTGCCATGTGATCAATTGGACAACCGTATCGACGAGGGACTTCGGACGATTGTTCAGTTCCTGGGGAACGACCGAAGCACTTTTGTCGAATTCGTCGACGACGAGAACGAAGTATCGATCACGCATTCGTACGCGGTGCCAGGCTGTCAACCGTTTCCGCTCGGGCCGTTCGCCGTTGCGCGATTGCCGTGGTTTATCAATGAGTTCCGACGAGGGAAGAGTGTCTTCATCCGATCGGTTCTCGATGACCTTCCCCCCGACGCCGATGGCGAACGTCAATACTGCCTGAAACACGGGATAAAATCCAACGTGACGGTCTCGCTGAAAGCAGGGGGCATTGTCATGGGAGGACTCACGTTTGCGTTTATAAAGAAGCCCTGTGAATGGTCGAGCGAGGTCATTTCTCGGCTGCAATTAATTGGTGAAGTATTCGCCAACGCATTGTTGCGGCGGAGGACTGATCAATTTTTGCGTGAAGCGATGAAAGAGAATGAGCAGCTTCGACAGCGACTTGAGCAGGACAATCATTATCTCCGCGAACAGATCACCCTAAAGCACCACCATCAGCGAATCATCGGCCGCAGCAGCGGAATCATGCGCGTGCTGACGGACGCAGGGCGTGTGGCCAAGACCGACGCACCCGTCCTATTGACCGGTGAGACAGGGACCGGCAAAGAGCTGATCGCCCAGACGATACACGAGCAGAGCAACCGCTACGGCCGCCCGATGATTATCGTCAACTGCGCCTCGCTGCCAGCCACGTTGATTGAAAGCGAACTGTTCGGCCGGGTGGCTGGCGCTTACACGGGAGCTGCATCAGCCCAGCCTGGACGCTTCGAATTAGCCGACGGTTCCACGTTGTTTTTGGATGAAATAGGCGAATTGCCATTGGAGCTGCAGGCCAAGCTATTGCGAGTGCTGCAGGACGGTCGCTTTGAACGACTGGGAAGCCTACAGACGGTGACAGTTGACGTACGGATCGTCGCAGCTACCAATCGCAACCTGGAACAAGCTAATCACGATGGCAGGTTTCGTGCCGATCTCTATCACCGGCTAAATGTATTCCCCATTCGCATTCCGCCTTTACGTGAACGACGCGATGATATCCCGCTTCTGACGTGGGCGTATGTCGAATCGATCGGACGCCGGATGGGAAAGGTGATCAAGCATATCCCGCGAAGCACGATGCAACGATTGGAGCAATACGATTGGCCCGGGAATGTGCGTGAGTTAAGCAATACCATCGAACGCGCTATGATCTTAACCGATGATGATACATTGATCGTGGAACTGCCTTCTGGCCCCCAAAGCACTAGATTGGCGGGCAAGTCGTTAAAGCAAGCCGAACGAGATCATATCCTGGGTGTACTCGAGAAAACCGGATGGCGTATCCGTGGTAGCGGTGGCGCAGCAGAAGTGCTTGAACTGAAGCCAACGACGCTCGAAGCCCGAATGGCAAAACTCGAGATCAAACGGCCTGGCCGGTCGACTGATTCTTCACGTGAGTAG
- a CDS encoding amidohydrolase family protein, with product MLKPLCTSCCFLLAIYGLIDPHTARAQPSGNKQQEFLFHDSHFHLTNYVQEGTDIREFLEIMDDKVGRSMLCGIPLQQQWMYESTGDFAPTYYTQTDAPLYYYSFTDAMIAHAFLRLTPEQRKRFDPMITGFNPTDMYAADHIRRVLATFPGVFSGIGEFSIHKEFVSSKVAGEVATVENKALDRILEFAAEAGLPVVLHCDVNMPFPKPDQDPYIVEKLRGLARQHHDTVIIWAHLGLGRVVRPVENQLDMVERGLNDSESKNLHFDISWDEAAKYLVGSPEAVQKTADLINRFPERFLFGTDSVAPETQQDYMKVYRLYEPLFAKLTPEAKQMLLKGNYERIFDQARRSVRQWEADHLGRRTPIDSEQSASGSR from the coding sequence ATGTTGAAGCCACTTTGCACAAGCTGTTGTTTTTTGCTCGCCATTTATGGGCTGATCGATCCGCATACCGCCAGGGCTCAACCGTCAGGCAATAAACAACAGGAGTTTCTCTTTCATGACTCCCACTTTCACCTGACAAATTACGTCCAAGAAGGGACCGATATTCGGGAATTCCTGGAGATCATGGACGACAAAGTAGGACGCAGCATGCTTTGTGGGATTCCGTTGCAACAGCAGTGGATGTACGAAAGCACAGGGGACTTTGCCCCGACCTACTATACGCAGACCGATGCGCCGCTCTATTACTATTCCTTTACCGATGCGATGATTGCCCACGCCTTCCTGCGGCTGACACCGGAGCAGCGGAAACGTTTTGATCCGATGATTACGGGTTTCAACCCCACGGACATGTACGCAGCGGACCACATTCGTAGGGTGCTTGCGACTTTCCCCGGCGTATTCTCCGGGATCGGAGAGTTCTCAATCCACAAGGAATTTGTCTCTTCAAAAGTGGCCGGCGAAGTGGCTACGGTTGAGAATAAAGCCCTCGATCGTATTCTTGAATTTGCCGCAGAAGCTGGGCTTCCCGTGGTCCTGCATTGTGATGTCAACATGCCGTTTCCAAAGCCAGATCAAGATCCTTACATCGTTGAAAAGCTGAGAGGGTTGGCCCGTCAGCATCACGACACTGTTATTATCTGGGCCCATCTTGGACTCGGACGCGTCGTGCGGCCCGTGGAAAATCAGTTGGACATGGTGGAACGCGGATTGAATGATTCGGAATCCAAGAATCTTCACTTCGACATCTCTTGGGATGAGGCCGCCAAGTACTTGGTGGGATCGCCAGAGGCGGTCCAGAAAACCGCCGACCTGATCAACCGGTTTCCGGAGCGATTTTTGTTTGGCACCGATAGCGTCGCCCCGGAAACACAGCAAGACTATATGAAGGTGTACCGTCTTTACGAGCCTTTGTTTGCGAAGCTCACTCCGGAAGCGAAGCAAATGCTGCTGAAAGGAAACTACGAACGGATCTTTGACCAAGCCCGCCGGAGTGTTAGGCAATGGGAGGCTGATCACTTGGGCCGGCGAACGCCTATCGATTCCGAGCAGTCTGCTTCAGGTTCCCGGTAG
- the gltS gene encoding sodium/glutamate symporter has product MNEIIVEGSDIIILAILVLVVGNAITQKVELLRRFSIPIAVTGGLLCSVIVAVITAYGGVGIVFDMSIRDTLLMVFFTTIGTSAKLSRLSAGGKSLALLVVCAAVFLALQDTTGVLIAKAIGVHPGYGLFAGSVSLAGGHGTAIAWGNDAEAAGLPNAALTGIAFATFGLIAGGIVGGPAAELLIKKHKLTPTEAQGNQITVTDKPEDEPEYSLRRALGIMLVIAACLSCGEVVNRWLFSNDIKLPGFLTAMLIGILITNLADQMRRPLCVSDYDKVGEIALQLFLAMSLMSMDLSSLSGAFSTIFLVLCIQILVITLFAVFVIFRVMGSDYDAAVIVGGFCGLGMGATPVAIANMNAVTAKHGPSFKSFLVIPLTGAFFIDLINAMVIKFFIGLPMLQEAPLPGT; this is encoded by the coding sequence ATGAACGAAATCATCGTCGAAGGATCGGACATCATCATCCTAGCGATTTTGGTCCTGGTCGTCGGAAACGCGATTACCCAAAAGGTTGAACTGCTGCGCAGGTTCAGTATTCCGATTGCCGTAACCGGTGGGCTTCTCTGCAGCGTCATCGTGGCTGTGATCACAGCCTACGGCGGAGTGGGGATTGTTTTCGACATGTCGATTCGCGACACGCTACTGATGGTGTTCTTCACGACGATCGGTACGTCGGCAAAGCTTTCTCGCTTGTCCGCCGGCGGTAAATCGCTGGCCCTACTCGTAGTTTGCGCGGCTGTGTTTCTCGCCCTTCAAGATACGACGGGTGTGCTCATTGCCAAAGCGATCGGTGTTCACCCGGGCTATGGACTTTTTGCGGGAAGTGTCTCTTTGGCGGGCGGCCACGGAACCGCGATTGCCTGGGGCAACGACGCTGAAGCAGCGGGTTTGCCAAACGCCGCGCTGACCGGTATCGCATTTGCCACGTTTGGACTGATTGCCGGTGGGATTGTGGGTGGCCCAGCGGCAGAACTCTTGATCAAGAAGCACAAGCTTACTCCAACTGAAGCACAAGGAAACCAGATCACGGTAACTGACAAGCCCGAAGATGAACCTGAATACTCGCTGCGACGTGCGTTGGGCATCATGCTGGTAATCGCGGCTTGCCTCTCCTGCGGTGAAGTCGTCAACCGTTGGCTATTTTCCAATGACATAAAACTGCCCGGTTTCTTAACCGCCATGCTAATTGGCATTTTGATCACCAACCTCGCCGATCAGATGCGGCGCCCCTTATGCGTCAGTGACTACGACAAGGTAGGTGAAATCGCACTGCAGCTATTTCTGGCAATGAGCCTGATGAGCATGGACCTATCTTCCCTCTCAGGCGCCTTCAGTACAATCTTTCTGGTGCTCTGCATCCAGATCCTAGTGATCACTCTGTTTGCGGTCTTCGTCATTTTCCGAGTCATGGGAAGCGACTACGACGCGGCGGTGATCGTCGGTGGATTCTGCGGACTGGGAATGGGCGCGACTCCGGTTGCGATCGCAAACATGAACGCCGTCACCGCCAAACACGGGCCTTCGTTCAAATCATTTCTCGTCATTCCACTCACCGGGGCATTCTTCATCGATCTAATCAACGCGATGGTAATCAAGTTCTTCATCGGGCTTCCGATGTTACAAGAGGCCCCGCTACCGGGAACCTGA